The following coding sequences lie in one Macrobrachium nipponense isolate FS-2020 chromosome 45, ASM1510439v2, whole genome shotgun sequence genomic window:
- the LOC135214225 gene encoding uncharacterized protein LOC135214225: MTTDDDEEMKSGGPESVTTAAQYQITRQSSDVKDDGGSPRITNIIHHYSTDITETSKPKDKLLLNILPSAEFITIDSPTNNSKSALMNGGLNIRSPVSSNTEPEQVKYFGPDSTHQLDDNISNQMRVEAQDIPDVCPKNSGSSHSFIRQQSQEGPCQEE, translated from the exons atgaccacagatgacgacgaAGAGATGAAATCAGGTGGCCCTGAAAGTGTTACCACTGCAGCCCAATACCAG ATAACTCGGCAATCTTCAGACGTAAAAGATGATGGAGGTAGTCCACGAATAACAAATATAATCCATCACTACAGCACAGATATCACAGAGACTTCAAAACCAAAAGACAAGCTCCTGCTAAACATTCTCCCTTCTGCCGAGTTTATCACCATCGACAGTCCAACTAACAACAGCAAAAGTGCCTTAATGAATGGTGGTCTAAACATTCGGAGTCCAGTATCTTCAAACACAGAGCCTGAACAAGTAAAGTACTTCGGCCCAGATAGTACACACCAGTTAGATGACAACATATCAAACCAGATGAGAGTAGAGGCCCAAGACATTCCAGATGTGTGTCCCAAAAACTCAGGGTCAAGTCATTCATTTATTCGTCAGCAGAGCCAGGAAGGTCCTTGCCAGGAGGAATGA
- the LOC135214224 gene encoding nephrin-like, with protein MRPPHEVFTTVKQDSIFITGPRKLGAGAAFTKHSRRPVPPNLAHGLFGRSSLKGSSSNGSGASGVREVLSWGISEARLLIDFVTRADTGFYRCLATNVVGTSKPVKTAVVVTQAPDPLEEEPFRDDLPNRPWAKLGGTGRLECFVKAAPAPNFRWTINEDRVLFNSRKYFVRGPHMDYTTYTCTASNYMGTLTSNHTLGPAIPPLQAYNLSVVSVMGTTALLTWIPPSQGTTPSGYTLRYRPLHDEEYLRQNVEGRGTTTVQIQGLSPGATYEFAIRTYNSQGTSDFTSPTTKVSIPGVVEEAASSSRQPRMPRLTLLLMSLTGAALLVLNISIIICFIRRFATSRNTPGTVLGTFTFHEMNTPGTALPSFTWHDMNTPASSIKLRCF; from the exons ATGCGGCCCCCTCACGAAGTATTTACGACTGTTAAACAAGACTCGATCTTCATTACTGGTCCGCGAAAATTGGGCGCCGGCGCCGCTTTTACGAAACACTCGAGGCGCCCCGTCCCGCCCAACTTGGCCCATGGTCTGTTCGGGAGGTCGTCCCTGAAGGGTTCCTCTTCCAACGGTTCTGGTGCCTCTGG TGTTCGCGAGGTGTTATCTTGGGGGATAAGTGAGGCTCGACTCCTGATCGACTTCGTCACCAGAGCTGACACTGGCTTCTACAGGTGCCTGGCTACCAACGTCGTGGGGACTTCCAAACCAGTGAAAACAGCTGTCGTCGTCACTC AGGCACCAGATCCGTTGGAAGAGGAACCCTTCAGGGACGACCTCCCGAACAGACCATGGGCCAAGTTGGGCGGGACGGGGCGCCTCGAGTGTTTCGTAAAAGCGGCGCCGGCGCCCAATTTTCGCTGGACCATCAATGAAGATCGAGTCTTGTTTAATAGTCGTAAATACTTCGTGAGGGGGCCACAT ATGGACTACACGACGTATACGTGTACTGCATCGAATTACATGGGAACTTTGACCTCCAACCACACGCTCGGCCCTGCCATTCCACCCCTCCAGGCATATAACCTCAGC GTCGTTAGCGTCATGGGTACCACTGCTTTACTCACCTGGATTCCACCGAGTCAAGGAACCACGCCCTCAGGATATACACTTAGATATCGGCCGCTACACGATGAGGAATATCTA CGTCAGAATGTAGAAGGCCGCGGAACTACGACGGTGCAGATCCAAGGACTGTCCCCCGGAGCCACGTACGAATTTGCTATCCGGACTTACAACAGCCAGGGTACTTCGGACTTCACGTCCCCTACGACAAAAGTCTCCATACCGG GCGTGGTGGAAGAAGCAGCAAGTAGCAGCAGGCAACCTCGCATGCCCCGTCTGACCCTTCTGCTAATGTCCCTGACTGGGGCAGCCCTTTTGGTCCTAAACATATCCATCATTATCTGCTTCATCAGACGCTTCGCCACGAGCAGGAATACTCCAGGTACTGTTTTGGGGACCTTCACTTTTCATGAAATGAATACCCCAGGTACTGCTTTACCGTCATTCACTTGGCATGACATGAATACCCCTG CTTCTTCTATAAAACTGCGATGTTTCTGA